In the genome of Streptomyces aquilus, the window GCGACGAACCCGGCTCGTTCCCGTACAGCGTGCTCGCCGAGCGGCATCCCGCGATCGTGGGGCAGGTACGGGAGGCCTTCCCCTACGGCCCGGACCAGCACCGTGCCCTCGACACGCTCCTGGAGAACTGCACGAAGGGCGTGATCGAGCCGCTCCCCGCCGACGCCCCCGGCCGTGACCTCTGGACGGACTGGGGGATGGACGAGCACATCGGGCGGTCCTGGTTCGACATCCCCTGGCTGTGGTCCGAGAGCTGGTTCTACCGCCGACTCCTCGACGCCGTGGGCTACTTCGGCCCCGGCCCCTGGCAAGGAGTGGACCCCTTCCGCCCCTTCAAGCTTGCCGAGCTCGAATCCCCGGAGACCGACGAGGAGCTGGCCGCGCTCGACGACCTCGCGGACCGGCCGGCCGAGGAACAGGCCGAAGCCCTGCTGCACGGCTCCCTGTGGGGCAACCGCGCCGACCTCGGCTTCCGGCTGTCCGACGGGGACGCCGAGGCCCGCGCCGCCGTCCCCGCCCTGGTCGCCGACGACAGCGCCGCCCTCCGGACGCTCCTCGACGGCGCGGACACCCTGTGCCTCGTCGCCGACAACGCGGGCCGCGAACTCGTCCCCGACCTGCTCCTCATCGCCCATCTCCTCGCCCGGGGCCGGGTCCGGCGGGCGGTCCTGCACGTCAAGTCCCACCCGTACTACGTCTCGGACGCCACGACCGCCGACGTGGTCGACGCCCTGCGCCGGCTGACCCGGGCCGGGGGCGCGGCCGCCGGGTACGGGCGCGAGCTCTGGGCGGCGATGGCGGACGGCCGTCTCACCCTTCGCGCCCACCCCTTCTCCTGCGCCCCGCTGCCGTACGAGGCCATGCCCGACGACCTGCGCGCCGAACTCGCCGGCGCCACCCTGACCGTCCTCAAGGGCGACCTCAACTACCGCCGTCTGGTGGGCGATCGGCGCTGGCCGCCGACCACACCCTTCGCCGAGGTCACCGCCCACTTCCCCGGCCCGGTGGCGGCCCTGCGCACCCTGAAGTCCGACGTGATCACCGGCCTCACGCCCGCCACGGAGGCCGCGCTGGTGGCGGCGGAGGGGCAGCGTTGGCGGACCGGGGGCACCCACGCGCTCATCCAGGTGCGGCCGTGACGCATCTCAAGTCTCAAGTGACCTGCACCGGCAGGGACTTGAGCCCGTTGATGAAGTTCGACACCAGCCGCCGGGCCGGTCCCGCCGTCCGCAGGACCGGCAGCGTGCGCAGCGCCTCCGCGTACAGCACCCGCAGCTGGAGCCGGGCGAAGTGCGCGCCCAGGCACACGTGGGGGCCGTCGCCGAAGGACACGTGCGGGTTCGGTGCACGGGACAGATCCAGCCGGTCGGGGGCGTCGAAGACCCGCTCGTCCCGGTTGGCGGAGGCGTGGAAGACGACCACCTTGTCACCGGCCCGGATGCGCCGCCCCGCCAGCTCGGCATCCCGTACGGCGGTGCGCCGGAAGCTGAGGACCGGCGGATGCCAGCGCAGCAACTCGTCGACGGCAAGGGTGAGTTCGACCCCGCCGGCACGGAGCCGAGCGTACGACTCCGGGTGGTCCGCGAGTGCCAGCAGTCCGCCGGGGGCCGCGCTGCGGACGGTGTCGTTGCCCGCGACGGTGAGCAGGAAGAAGAACATCTCCAGCTCGGCGTCGGTGAGTTCGGTGTCCTCGGCGAGGGTGGTCAGCACGTCGTCCGCCGGATGCCGGCGCTTGTGCGCGGCCAGTTGGCGGGCATACCCGAACATGTCCCCGAGCATCGCGGGGGAGCGCGGGTTCACCGGCCTGCCCGCCGCGTCGCGCACCGGCTCGCCGGCCTCGTCGGGGTCCTGGTAGCCGATCACCCGCCGCGTCCAGTGGAGCAGCAGGCCGCGGTCCTGTTCCGGGACGCCGAGCAGGTCGGCGAGGTTGAGCAGGGCGTAGTCGTCGGTGACCGCGGCGACGAGGTCGACGGTGCCGTCCGTGGCCCGGGCCGTCTCCAGGGCCCGGGCGAACAGGGTGCGGGCCCGCTCCTCGGCGACCTCGGTGAAGCGGGCGATGCGCGCGGGGGTGAACGCCCGGCTGACCAGGCGCCGCAACCGCCCGTGGTGGGGCGGGTCCTGATTGAGCATCATGCGCCGGATGAACGGCAGGTCGGCCGGATCGGGATCCCGGATCTGCGTGGCGCCGAGCCAGGAGGAGTACGTCGCCGGGTCCCGCAGCACCCGCACCACGTCCGCGTGCCGGGTCACCGCCCAGAACCCCGGCCCGGCCGGCCAGTCCAGCACCTCGGGCTCCTCCTGCCAGGCCACGGGGTGGTGGTCGCGCAGGACGCGGTACGCGTCGTAGGGCACTCCGGCCGCGTACCGGCGGGGGTCGAACACATCGGGAACCGGCGGGGCCGTGGGCGCCGTAGGGGTCATGCGCACCACGGTGGCCGAGGCCGGGTGATTTTCCAAGGACGACGGTATTTCGCAGAGCCGCGATTCGGCTGGCATGTATGTAGTGATCATGCCAAGTCGGGCGTCATCATGCGCGCATGGCGTTACGGCGATCGTGTTCGGGAAGTGCGGGAAAGGGAACGGCGGCCGCGCTGGCGACGGTCCTCGCGCTGACGCTGACGTCCTGCGGCGACGACGAGGCCTCCGGGGCGGCGGACGGCGGGCGGACGAAGGTCACCGTGGCCGCGTTGCCGCTGGTCGACTGCGCCATGCTCTACATCGCCCAGGACCGCGGCCTGTTCGAGAAGGAGGGGCTCGACGTCCGCGTCCAGCAGATCCAGCAGAGCCTCCAGGCGCTGCCGCCGCTGTCCAAGGGGCAGATCGACATGGTCGCGAGCGCGAACTACGTCACCTACTTCCAGGCCCAGGACAAGGGCACCCTCGACATCCGCATCGTCGCCGAGGCCATCCGGGCCGCGCCGCACATGATGGACGTGCTGGTGCCGAAGGACTCGGACATCAAGTCCGTCGCCGACCTCACGGGCCGCAAGCTCGCGGTCAACGTCCTCAACAACGTCCAGTCGCTCACCTTCAACGAGATCGTGGCGGAACAGGGCGCCGGAAAGCCCGTCTACCGGCAGATCCCCTTCCCGCAGATGGGCGCCGCCCTCGACAAGGGGCAGGTCGACGCCGTGCACGCGGTCGAGCCCTACGACAGCGCCATCCAGGACGAGTTGGGGGCGCGGGTGCTGGTGGACGGGGCGTCCGCACCGGTGCGGTCCATCCCGCTCAGCGGCTACATCACGACGGAGCGGTACGCGAGCGAGCACGCGGACGCCCTCGCCGCGTTCCAGCGCGCCCTCAAGGCTGCCGTGGAGATCGCGGCCAAGGACCCGGAGGCCGTACGCGACATCCTGCCGACCTACACCAAGGTGACCGCACGGCAGGCGAAGCAGATCGACCTGCCGGTCTTCCCGCCGACGATGGACGCCGCCCAGATCGCCCGCCTGACCGAGCTGATGAAGAAGCAGGGGATGGTGCAGAAGCCGATCGACCCGGCGGCGTTGCTGGTGAAGTGAGGGAGAGGTCTCTGGAGGGCGTGCGGTGAGGCGGCGGCAGGAGCTGATGCTCGGGGCGCTCGGTGTGCTGCTCGCCTTCGGGGTGTGCGAGGCGGTCAGCAGGGCCGGGATCGTGCGTCGCAGCTATCTGCCGCCCGCCTCCGAAGTCCTGCGAAGAGCAGTGGAGTTGGCGGGTGACCGGACGTTCCTGGAAGGGGTCGGCGCCACCCTGCACGCCTGGGCGCTGGGCCTCGGCCTCGCCGTCGCCCTCGCGGTCCCGCTCGGTCTGCTGCTGGGCAGCGTGCCGGTCGTCGACGCCGCCGTCCGCGCGATCGTGGAGTTCCTGCGGCCCCTGCCGTCCGTGGCGTTGATCCCGCTGGTCTCCCTGCTGCTCGGCTCGGGCACGGAGACGAAGGTCGCGCTCGTCACGTACGCCTCCGTGTGGCCGATCCTCTTCAACACCGTCTACGGCCTCGGCGAGACCGATCCCCTCGCCAAGGACACCCTGCGCGCCTTCGGCTTCGGCCGCCTCGCGGTGCTCCTCCGCGTCGAACTCCCCGGCACCGCGCCGTTCATCGCCGCCGGCATCCGCATCTCGGCGGCCGTCGCCCTCATCCTGGCCGTCGCCACCGAGATCCTCTCCGGCTTCGGCGAGGGCCTCGGCATCTTCATAGCCCAGTCCGGCCTGGCCACGAACGGCACCCGGGACGTCCTCGCGGGTGTGGTGTGGGCGGGGGCGCTGGGGCTGGTCATCAACGGGGTGCTGGTGTGGGGCGAGCGACGGCTGTTCCCGTGGACGTCGGGGGAGCGGGGGGTCGGGGTGGGGACGTGAGCGGGGGTGGGGACTCGAGCGACGGCGAGGAGGCGGGCCGGGGCGGGAAGGCGCGCGCGGGGCTGGGTGGGCCCGATTCCGAGGCCCAGGGGGTGACCGAGGCGCCGCTCGCGGGACGCCCGAGGTCCGAGGCCCAGGGGGTGACCGAGGCGCCGCCCACGGGACGCCCGAGGTCCGAGGCCCAGGGGGTGACCGAGGCGCCGCCCACGGGACGCCGCTCCACCCCCTTCGCCCACCCCGACACGCCCCCCACGCCACCCCCACGGCATCAACCCAGCCGCCCCCGCCTCCCCGCCGGCCTCCCGCATGCTCTTCTCCGCTGGGTCGTCCTCGCTCTTGCCGTGGCCGCGTGGGAGCTTGCCGCCCGGGTGCACGGCAGCGTCTATTTCCCGCCACCCGGGCGCATCGCCCGCCACATGTACGACCTGTGGTTTTCCGGCCCCGTCCGACACCTGTTCCTCACCGAGGCCGCCGTCGCCGACATCCTGCCCAGCCTCGGGCGGATGGCCGCCGGGTTCGCGCTCGCCGCCGTCGCCGGGATCGCGCTCGGCGTCGCGGTCGGCCGCTCGCGGCGCGCGTACGCCCTCTGCAACCCGGTCCTCCAGTTCGCGCGGGCCGTCCCACCGCCCGCCTTGGTCCCGGTGTTCGTCGTGGTCTTCGACTTCGGTACGCCCATGCAGATCGCGTCGATCGTCTTCAGCGCCGTCTGGCCGGTGCTGATCAACACCGCGGAGGGCGCCCGCAACACCGACCCCCTGCGCCTCGACGTCGCCGCCGTGCTCCGCCTGGGCCCCGTCGAACGACTCCGGTTCCTCATCCTCCCGTCCGCACTGCCCCGCATCTTCGCGGGCCTGCGGCTGAGCCTCTCGCTCTCCCTCATCCTCATGGTGTTCTCGGAACTGCTCCCCGGCACCGCCAACGGCATCGGCTTCACCCTCACCGACGCCCAGACCCGCTCCGACCTGCTCACCGTATGGGCGGCCCTCGTCCTGCTCGGCGCCCTCGGCCACCTGCTCAACACCGCCCTCCTGGCGGTGGAGAAGCGCCTGGTCGGCAAGGGAAGGGCGACCGCATGATCCGCACCCGTACACGTACCCGTACCCGTACGCAGCCACCCCACGACTCCCGGGCCAGGTGACACGACCGCATGCTCCGCCTCGACGCAGTCGGCCAGTACTACGGCGACCACCCGGTCCTGCGCGACCTCACCCTCACCGTCCCCGACGGCCAACTCCTGTGCGTGGTCGGCCCGTCCGGCTGCGGAAAGTCCACCCTGCTGCGCACCGTCGCCGGCCTGCTGCCCGCCCGCGAGGGCGAGGTCACCGTCGACGACACCCCCGTCACCGGCGTCCCCGACCGGCTCGCGGTCGTCTTCCAGGACTACGGCCGCTCCCTCTACCCCTGGCTCACGGTCCGCGACAACGTCGCCCTCCCGCTGCGCCGCCAGGGCCTCGGCCGCACCGGGCGCCGCGCCGCGGCCGAGCGCATCCTGGAGCGCGTCGGCCTCGACGGCACCGCCCGCCGCCACCCCTGGCAGCTCTCCGGCGGCATGCAGCAGCGCGTCGCCATCGCGCGCGCCCTGGTCTGCCGGCCCTCCCTGCTGCTCATGGACGAGCCCTTCGGTTCCCTGGACGCCCAGACCCGCGAGGACCTGGAGGACCTCCTCCTGGAGGTCCACCGCACCGACGGCACGACCATCGTGTTCGTCACCCACGACATCGACGAGAGCGTCTACGTCGGCGACCGCGTCGTCGTCCTGTCCCCGGGCCCCGGCTCCCGCGTCGTCCTCGACCTGCCGGTCGAACTGCCGGGAAAGCGGGACCAGATCGGCACGCGCGGGCTGCCGGAGTTCGTGGCTCTCAGATCAGCGGTCGGACGGGCGGTACGCGGCGGTTGACCCACCCATGAACACCACAAGTGCCCGCCAGAACTCCCGAGTTCAGCCGCGATTCACGCGATGGTGTGATCATGTGCCGCGCGGCGGATGTCCCCCGAAAGGCGCGGGTAGTGCCTCGGCCATGACGCAGCAGCCCTTCGAACTCCCGCACTTCTACATGCCGTATCCCGCGCGGCTGAACCCGCACCTGGACGAGGCCCGTGCCCACTCGACGGCGTGGGCGCGCGAGATGGGCATGCTGGAAGGGTCCGGGATCTGGGAGCAGTCCGACCTCGACGCCCACGACTACGGCCTGCTCTGCGCCTACACCCACCCCGACTGCGACGGCCCCGCCCTCTCCCTGATCACCGACTGGTACGTGTGGGTCTTCTTCTTCGACGACCACTTCCTGGACATGTTCAAACGCACCCAGGACCGCGCCGCCGGCAAGGCCCACCTGGACCGGCTGCCGCTGTTCATGCCGATGGACCTGAGCACCCCGATGCCCGAGCCGCTGAACCCCGTCGAGGCGGGGCTCGCCGACCTGTGGACGCGGACCGTGCCCGCCATGTCGGCCGACTGGCGGCGCCGCTTCGGCGTGGCCACCGAGCATCTGCTCAACGAGTCCTTGTGGGAGCTGTCCAACATCAACGAGGGCCGGATCGCCAACCCCGTCGAGTACATCGAGATGCGCCGCAAGGTGGGCGGCGCCCCCTGGTCGGCGGGGCTCGTGGAGTACGCGACCGCCGAAGTCCCCGATGCCGTCGCGGGGTCGAGGCCGCTGAGGGTCCTCATGGAGACGTTCTCCGACGCCGTGCACCTGCGCAACGACCTGTTCTCCTACCAGCGCGAGGTCGAGGACGAGGGCGAGAACAGCAACGGCGTCCTGGTCCTGGAGACCTTCTTCGGCTGTACGACGCAGGAGGCCGCCGACCTCGTCAACGACGTCCTCACCTCCCGCCTCCACCAGTTCGAGCACACCGCCCTGACCGAGGTGCCCGCCCTCGCCCTGGAGAAAGGTCTCACCCCGCCCGAGACCGCCGCGGTCGCCGCCTACGCCAAGGGACTTCAGGACTGGCAGTCCGGCGGCCACGAATGGCATCTGCGCTCCAGCCGCTACATGAACAAGGGCGCCCGCTCCGCCTCGCCGTGGCACGGCCCCACCGGCGCCGGCACCTCCGCCGCCGACGTCGCCGCCCTGCTCGCCTCGGCCGCCGCGGAACGCCTGCGCGCCCACACGCACGTGCCGTACCAGAAGGTCGGCCCGTCCCTGCTGCCCGACTTCCACATGCCCTTCCAGGTCGAGCTCAGCCCGCATCTGGACGCCGCCCGCCCCCGCCTCACCGCGTGGATGCACCGCATGGGCATGCTCCAGGAGGGCGTCTGGGACGAGGACCGGCTCGCCTCCGCCGACCTCGCCCTGTGCTCGGCGGGCCTGGACCCGGACGCGACACCCGAGGCCCTCGACCTCAGCGCGCACTGGCTGGCCTGGGGGACGTACGCGGACGACTACTACCCCCTCGTCTTCGGCCGGCGTCGCGACCTCGTCGCCGCCCGCGCGGCCACCCGGCGGCTGGCGGACTGCATGCCCGTCGACGGCGAGGAGATCCCCGTCCCGGTCAACGGCATGGAGCGCGGCCTCGTCGACCTGTGGACCCGCACCACGGCCGGGATGACCCCGGACGCGCGGCGGTCCCTGAAGGACTCCGTGAACGTGATGACCGAGAGCTGGGTCTGGGAGCTCGCCAACCAGATCCAGAACCGCATCCCCGACCCGGTCGACTACCTGGAGATGCGCCGCGCCACCTTCGGCTCCGACCTCACCCTGAGCATGTGCCGGACGGGCCACGGCCCGGCCGTCCCGCCGGAGGTCTACCGCAGCGGGCCCGTCCGCTCGCTGGAGAACGCCGCCATCGACTACGCGTGCCTGCTGAACGACATCTTCTCGTACCAGAAGGAGATCGAGTACGAGGGCGAGATCCACAACGCGATCCTCGTCGTGCAGAACTTCTTCGGCATCGACTACCCGACCGCCCTCGGCGTCGTCCACGACCTGACGACCCAGCGCATGCAGCAGTTCCAGCATGTCGTCGCCCACGAACTGCCGATCGTGTACGACGACTTCGCCCTGTCCGACGAGGCCCGCGAGGTCATGCGGAACTACGTCCTCGATCTCCAGAACTGGATGGCGGGCATCCTGCACTGGCACCGGACGGTCGACCGCTACAAGCCCGACTTCCTGGCCCGGCGCGCCCACGGCTTCCTTCCGGACGCCGCACCCGGCGGACTCCGAGAGCTCGCCGCCCGCTCGAACCGGGCCGGGGTCGGTCACCCGGCGGGCTGAGCCTCCCTCAGGGCCGCGTGGGCCACGGCGGCTCGCGCCAGCGCCCGGACCATCGGGTGCGGGCGCGAGCCGTCACCGGACAGCTCCGGCTGGAAGAGGGAGGCCAGGAAGAACGGGTGGCCCGGCAGTTCGGCGATCCGGACGTGGCCGTCCTCGTCGTACCCGGAGAAGCGCATGCCGTGCGCGCGCAAGGTGTCGAGGTGGCGGGAGGGGCCGTAGGCGCAGAAGTAGCGTTCGACGGTGCGCTCCGAGCCGATGACCGACTGGGCGAGCGAACCGGGTTCGACGACGACCACGGCCTCGTGGCCGACGAGCGAACAGGCCAGCGGCTCGATGAGGAGATCCTCGGCGTCGGGGTCGGTCTCGGCGTGCGCCACACGCGTGAGGCCGCACACGTTGCGGGCGTACTCCAGCAGCGCGTGCTGGAGCCCGGCACAGGTGCCGAGGAACGGGATGCCCTCCACGCGCGCGGTGCGGATCGCTTTGAGCACCCCCTCCTCGCTGCGGTACGGACTGCCCGGCAGCACCCACACCGCGTCGAAGCCGCTGACGGCGCCCTCCGCCCCGGCGTCCTCGGACGGGATCCAGTAGGCGTCGAGGACGAGCCGGTCGCGTTCGGCGAGGGCGTCGAGGAGAAGCGGGACGCGGGTGTGGGAGACGACGCTGGGGGAGCGGTCGCCGACCAGGGCGATACGGGCTGCTGAATCGGTCATGCCCTCATCCTGGGCGGGAGCGCCGGATCGCGTCCAACGATGATTTCTGCATGCTCGATAAGCGATGCTGATGAGACGCTGAGGGCATGGACCCGCACCTCCTGCGCACCTACGTCACCGTCGCCCGGCTCGCCTCCTTCTCCGAGGCCGCGCGGGAGCTGGGGTACACCCAGTCGGCGGTCTCCCAGCACATCCAGGCCCTCGAACTGGACCTGGGCGCACCACTGCTGACCCGCCGCCCGGTCGCGCCCACGGCGGCCGGTGAGCGGCTCCTCGAACACGCGGGCCCGCTCCTGCTGCGCCTGGACGCGGCCCGCGCGGACGTCGTACGGATGGCGTCCGCGCCCGAGCACGGACTGACCCTCGCCGCCGCCCCCACCGCGCTCGCCGCCCGCGTCCTCGCCGCGCTCCCGGCGGCCGGCGTGACCCTGCGGGTGCTGGCCCGCGACGCGATCCCCGCGGCCGTCGCCACCGGCACCGCCGATCTGGGTCTGGTCGACGGTCTGGCCGCCCCCAGCGACCCGCTCCGGCTGCCCGACGTGGCGCCGCTGACCACGCGCGGCGCGGGCGAGGAACCCGTGTGCGTCCTCCTGCCGGCCGGTCATCCCCTGGCCCGGCGCCCCGGACTGCGCCTCGGCGACCTGGCCGACGCCCGCTGGCTGGACGCCCCCGACGCCGGTCTGCCGCTGGCCCACCTCCGCGCGGCCAACGGCGGCCACGGCTTCCGTACCGCCCTCCACTACGACGGCACCGACCTCCACACCCTCACGTCCCTGGCGGCGGCGGGCCGGGGCCTGACGCTGCTGCCCCGCTCGATGGCCACGGGGGTGGCGGGCACGGCCGCCGTGCCGGTCACCGAACCCCGGGTGGTGCACCGGACGGAACTCGTGCACACGGGGGCGCCGCGGGGAGCGGCGGCGCGGCTGGCGGACGTGCTCACGGGGTGAGCGGACCCGTACCGCGAAAGGCCACGATGCCTATGGCTTCCCTCCGCTGACCGCTGGTCAGTCTCACTCGTTCGTGGCTCGTCGGGCGTCGGTGTGACGGGTAGAGCACCTGCCGGGACCGCCCCGTATCCGCCGGAGGCGACCCGCGTCCGCCGGAGGCAAGCCATGGAACAGACCGCGTTGCGCCCCAAGCCGATGCCCGGCCAGGAGCCCGGCGGCGGCACCGGGCCCGGCCCCGCCCGGCGTCCGCACGCCGCCCGCAGGCGGGGCCGACGGCTGCGGACCGTGCTGTTCGCGCTGTTCGTCGGGACGGTCCTGGTGCTCACCGGCGTCGGCCTCGGCACCGTCGGCGCCACGGTGATCGGCATGAGCAAACTCGCCGAGATGCAGCGGGAGTTGGGCGGGGCGGCCGCACCGAGCCCGGCCGTCCCGTCCCACCAGGCCCCCTCGCCGCCTCCCTCGCCCACCCCGTCTTCCTCGACCGGCATCGCCGCGACACTCGGAGTGGAGGCGGTGGACGCCGAGAAGGCGGGCGCGCTGCTCGTCGGCGTCCATGTGCCCGGCCCCGGCTACACGGCCGGCCTGGTCCGGGGCGACGTGCTCCTCCAGGTCGGCAAGAAGCGCGTCGACTCGGCGGCCGACCTCGCGCGCGCCGTCGCCGCCGTACGCCCCGGCAAGGAGGTCACGTTGACGATCCGGCACCAGAGCGGCGGCTACCAGCAGTTGACCGCCGTGCCCGGCATCGTCACGTGACCACCCGGAAGTGGGTGGTGAGCCGCCCCGCGTCGTCCAGGACATGGAACGCCAACCCCACCGGCGCGTCCCGGTCCGCCACCTGGTCGCCCTCCCAGGGCAGTCGCAACGTCCACGTCACCCCCGGCCCGACCGTCAGCGGCCGCCCGGCGAACACGCTCGCCGCCGGGGTGTGGGCGTGCCCCGTGATCAGGCCCGCGATCTCGGGGCGGCGGTCGAGCAGCGCGGCCAGTCGCTCCGGCCGTGCCAACTGGTAGCGGTCGGGCAGCGGGTGGTGCAGTGCCACCGGCGGGTGATGGAAGGCGAGCAACGCCCGCCGCTCGCCGCCGAGTTCGTCGAGCGTGGCCTCGATCCAGTCGTACGTCTCGTCGTCCAGGGCCCCTTCGTCGGCGCCCGGAACGCTGGAGTCGCACATCAGCACCGCCGCGTCGTCGAAGACCCGCACGCTGTTGACCGGCCCGTCGGAGGCGGGCACGCCGAGCAGCGCCTTGCGGTACGGGGCGCGGCTGTCGTGGTTGCCCGGGCAGGTCAGCACGGGGAACGGCGCGTCGCTCAGCAGGCGCGCGGCCTCCTCGTACTCCGCCTCCGCGCCGTGGTCCGCGATGTCCCCCGTCACCAGCAGCGCGTCCACCGCCCCGGGCAGCCTCCACAGGTGGTCGCGGACGCGCCTCGCGCGCGTGGTGGCCCGTTCGCTTCCGTCCAGATGCAGATCGCTGATGTGCGCGAGCACGAGCACGGTCGTACGCCTCCCCTGATGGGTTAATGGTGTGAGCAGATTCAAGCATTAGTGCTAATGTTTGGGCAATCCATAACCGTTAAGCCGGGAAAAGGGCTGCCCCCTGCCCCCGCCACGATGAGCCCATGCCGAGCACCCTCGGTGCTCGGCAACGAGACCCGCGTCCTCGTCTGGGGCCTGGTCGCCGCGTTCGGCCTGACCGCGCTCCTCACCGCCAACCCCAAGGCGGCCGCCACGGGCGAGGCCGCCCCGGCGGGGACCGTGAACCGGCTCGCGCCGCCCCCGTCGACCGGGCAGGATGCTGCCCGTAGCCCCCGTTGTCCCACTGTCCGCCCAGGGAGGCCCGGATGACCGGCAGCAAGACCGCGCCCTTCACCGCCGACGACTACCGGGCCCGCATGGAGCGCGCCACCCGGGCGGCCGCCGACGCCGGACTCGCCGGCCTGCTCGTGGCCCCCGGCCCCGACCTGGTCTGGCTCACCGGCTACACCCCCACCGCGATCACCGAACGGCTCACCCTGCTGGTGCTCGCCCCCGGCCAGGACCCCGTCCTCGTCGTCCCCACCCTGGAGGCCCCCGACGCCGCCCACGCGGTGGGTGCGCCCGCACTGACCCTGCGCGACTGGACCGACGGCAAGGACCCCTACGCCGCCACCGCCGCCCTCCTGGACTCCGGCGGCCGGTTCGGCATCAGCGACAACGCCTGGGCCATGCACCTGCTGGGCCTCCAGAAGACGCTGCCCAACACCTCCTACGCCGCCCTCACCGACGCCCTGCCGATGCTCCGGGCCGTCAAGGACGCGGCCGAACTGGAGCTCCTGGCAGCCGCGGGCGCGGCTGCCGACGCAACGTTCGAGGAGATCCGGAAGGTTCCCTTCGCCGGCCGCCGCGAGTCCGAGGTCGGTGCCGACCTCGCCGACCTGCTGCGCCGGTTCGGGCACTCCCAGGTCGACTTCACCATCGTCGCCTCGGGCCCCAACGGCGCCAACCCGCACCACGAGGTCGGCGACCGCGTCATCGAACACGGCGACATGGTCGTCCTCGACTTCGGCGGCCTCAAGGACGGCTACGGCTCCGACACCTCCCGCACCGTGCACGTCGGCGAACCCACCGACGAGGAACGCCGGGTGCACGACCTCGTCCGCGAGGCCCAGGAGGCCGGCTTCCGTGCCGTACGCCCCGGCGTCGCCTGCCAGGAGGTCGACCGAGCCGCACGCAAGGTCATCGCCGACGCCGGCTACGGCGAGTACTTCATCCACCGCACCGGCCACGGCATCGGCGTCACCACCCACGAACCGCCGTACATGATCGAGGGCGAGGAGCAGCCCCTCGTCCCCGGCATGTGCTTCTCCGTGGAACCCGGCGTCTACCTGCCCGGCCGCTTCGGCGTCCGCATCGAGGACATCGTCACGGTCACCGAGGACGGCGGCCGCCGACTCAACGACACCACCCGCGAGATGGTCGTCGTGGACTGAACAGCCCCCAGGAGCCCCGACCCCGAGTGACAGCGGCGCGACCATGACCCAGGCACCGA includes:
- a CDS encoding damage-control phosphatase ARMT1 family protein; protein product: MSAIPPVLLSDEPGSFPYSVLAERHPAIVGQVREAFPYGPDQHRALDTLLENCTKGVIEPLPADAPGRDLWTDWGMDEHIGRSWFDIPWLWSESWFYRRLLDAVGYFGPGPWQGVDPFRPFKLAELESPETDEELAALDDLADRPAEEQAEALLHGSLWGNRADLGFRLSDGDAEARAAVPALVADDSAALRTLLDGADTLCLVADNAGRELVPDLLLIAHLLARGRVRRAVLHVKSHPYYVSDATTADVVDALRRLTRAGGAAAGYGRELWAAMADGRLTLRAHPFSCAPLPYEAMPDDLRAELAGATLTVLKGDLNYRRLVGDRRWPPTTPFAEVTAHFPGPVAALRTLKSDVITGLTPATEAALVAAEGQRWRTGGTHALIQVRP
- a CDS encoding ABC transporter ATP-binding protein, with product MLRLDAVGQYYGDHPVLRDLTLTVPDGQLLCVVGPSGCGKSTLLRTVAGLLPAREGEVTVDDTPVTGVPDRLAVVFQDYGRSLYPWLTVRDNVALPLRRQGLGRTGRRAAAERILERVGLDGTARRHPWQLSGGMQQRVAIARALVCRPSLLLMDEPFGSLDAQTREDLEDLLLEVHRTDGTTIVFVTHDIDESVYVGDRVVVLSPGPGSRVVLDLPVELPGKRDQIGTRGLPEFVALRSAVGRAVRGG
- a CDS encoding ABC transporter permease, whose translation is MRRRQELMLGALGVLLAFGVCEAVSRAGIVRRSYLPPASEVLRRAVELAGDRTFLEGVGATLHAWALGLGLAVALAVPLGLLLGSVPVVDAAVRAIVEFLRPLPSVALIPLVSLLLGSGTETKVALVTYASVWPILFNTVYGLGETDPLAKDTLRAFGFGRLAVLLRVELPGTAPFIAAGIRISAAVALILAVATEILSGFGEGLGIFIAQSGLATNGTRDVLAGVVWAGALGLVINGVLVWGERRLFPWTSGERGVGVGT
- a CDS encoding cytochrome P450; translated protein: MTPTAPTAPPVPDVFDPRRYAAGVPYDAYRVLRDHHPVAWQEEPEVLDWPAGPGFWAVTRHADVVRVLRDPATYSSWLGATQIRDPDPADLPFIRRMMLNQDPPHHGRLRRLVSRAFTPARIARFTEVAEERARTLFARALETARATDGTVDLVAAVTDDYALLNLADLLGVPEQDRGLLLHWTRRVIGYQDPDEAGEPVRDAAGRPVNPRSPAMLGDMFGYARQLAAHKRRHPADDVLTTLAEDTELTDAELEMFFFLLTVAGNDTVRSAAPGGLLALADHPESYARLRAGGVELTLAVDELLRWHPPVLSFRRTAVRDAELAGRRIRAGDKVVVFHASANRDERVFDAPDRLDLSRAPNPHVSFGDGPHVCLGAHFARLQLRVLYAEALRTLPVLRTAGPARRLVSNFINGLKSLPVQVT
- a CDS encoding ABC transporter substrate-binding protein → MALRRSCSGSAGKGTAAALATVLALTLTSCGDDEASGAADGGRTKVTVAALPLVDCAMLYIAQDRGLFEKEGLDVRVQQIQQSLQALPPLSKGQIDMVASANYVTYFQAQDKGTLDIRIVAEAIRAAPHMMDVLVPKDSDIKSVADLTGRKLAVNVLNNVQSLTFNEIVAEQGAGKPVYRQIPFPQMGAALDKGQVDAVHAVEPYDSAIQDELGARVLVDGASAPVRSIPLSGYITTERYASEHADALAAFQRALKAAVEIAAKDPEAVRDILPTYTKVTARQAKQIDLPVFPPTMDAAQIARLTELMKKQGMVQKPIDPAALLVK
- a CDS encoding ABC transporter permease, giving the protein MSGGGDSSDGEEAGRGGKARAGLGGPDSEAQGVTEAPLAGRPRSEAQGVTEAPPTGRPRSEAQGVTEAPPTGRRSTPFAHPDTPPTPPPRHQPSRPRLPAGLPHALLRWVVLALAVAAWELAARVHGSVYFPPPGRIARHMYDLWFSGPVRHLFLTEAAVADILPSLGRMAAGFALAAVAGIALGVAVGRSRRAYALCNPVLQFARAVPPPALVPVFVVVFDFGTPMQIASIVFSAVWPVLINTAEGARNTDPLRLDVAAVLRLGPVERLRFLILPSALPRIFAGLRLSLSLSLILMVFSELLPGTANGIGFTLTDAQTRSDLLTVWAALVLLGALGHLLNTALLAVEKRLVGKGRATA